From one Triticum urartu cultivar G1812 chromosome 3, Tu2.1, whole genome shotgun sequence genomic stretch:
- the LOC125547193 gene encoding formin-like protein 7 has product MQNMHILGGPWTTLATPCGYATDSTASPFSERHPLPCPCRPPLPRIAAGRRPPPSPLLVAGLRPHPRSCRPPPSPPTAAPSHPLPCSHQKREVADREIRQRLVHSSPLAAELLPTGHPDPSVLECLLRLLASRGFFSEHTADDNRRRYTLTALSTSCAPTPASPPTPTTASPRRRRSDASTTGSLSPTAAPSHPLPPLIRQRGLGLQTDTEAKCFKAHKSNDETGSFRKDDETDSRNTTKAVDQNPPPPKQGFIHVRARRGQATDSHSLAERVIKRAKNSSHAHQYPSEASLPGFLVH; this is encoded by the exons ATGCAAAATATGCACATACTG GGTGGTCCATGGACCACCCTGGCCACCCCCTGTGGCTACGCCACTGACTCCACAGCCAGTCCATTCTCTGAACGTCATCCACTCCCCTGCCCGTGTCGCCCTCCTCTTCCCCGCAtcgccgccggccgccggccTCCGCCCTCACCCTTGCTGGTCGCCGGCCTCCGCCCTCACCCCCGCAGCTGCCGGCCTCCGCCCTCACCTCCCACTGCCGCGCCCTCTCATCCCCTCCCCTGTTCTCATCAGAAAAGAGAAGTGGCAGATCGAGAGATCAGGCAGCGGCTAGTCCACTCCTCTCCCTTGGCCGCGGAGTTGCTCCCGACGGGCCACCCGGACCCGTCCGTCCTCGAGTGTCTCCTCCGCCTGCTCGCCTCCCGCGGCTTCTTCTCCGAGCACACAGCCGACGACAATCGGAGGCGGTACACGCTGACCGCCCTGAGCACTTCGTGCGCGCCCACGCCGGCGTCCCCGCCCACGCCTACTACGGCCAGTCCACGCCGACGGCGATCAGATGCAAGCACAACCGGCTCCCTCTCTCCCACCGCCGCCCCCTCCCATCCCCTTCCTCCACTCATCCGACAACGTGGACTGGGATTACAG ACTGACACAGAAGCAAAGTGTTTCAAGGCACATAAATCCAATGATGAGACTGGTAGTTTCAGAAAAGATGATGAAACTGATTCAAGAAATACTACTAAGGCTGTTGATCAAAATCCTCCACCACCAAAGCAAGGTTTCATCCATGTGAGGGCAAGAAGGGGTCAAGCAACTGACAGCCATAGCCTTGCAGAAAGG GTTATAAAACGTGCAAAAAACTCATCACATGCTCACCAATACCCCAGCGAGGCATCACTACCTGGGTTCCTAGTTCATTGA